From Bacteroidales bacterium, a single genomic window includes:
- a CDS encoding ATP-binding cassette domain-containing protein, with protein MSERILKALMQLFAIIARPDSNLAERRLVVGSFLKQQLNTELVNEYLEVFDDFYRQYQVADEDSTKKKKRIAGSSVKVLKICTAINEELTVKQKVIVLTRLFEFIKSDSEVISDQEIEFVEAVSDTFLIPHEEFVRLKAFILYDYNTIPNSSRILLVDNNQNFEHPKVKHLYREAFEGQIRFFHIRTANLYLFRYLGTKELFLNSQLIQHEKVYVFTPGGTLRASTKFAPIYYSDVIAIFNEQLSDSKVIFEAKDIEYRFKGGEIGIHKMSFFAESGNMVGIMGASGAGKTTLLNVLNGSYPPTEGDVLINNLSIYDENNKELEGLIGYVSQDDLLIEDLTVFQNLYYNAKLCFDNLNEFQIIRLVLKTLQNLGLYEIRDMKVGSPLNKKISGGQRKRLNIALELIREPAILFLDEPTSGLSSRDSENILDLLKELSFKGKLIFVVIHQPSSEIFKMFDKLLILDTGGYLIYDGNPVESIMYFKSKTHQANWSESECPTCGNVNPEQIFNIVEMPVLDEYGNPTRTRRIAPTEWHQYFKEADTFNNIVSKPELDHTFKLPSIFFKIPNKFKQFRIFAIRDTLAKFANKQYMIINLIESPLLAFLLSFIIRYYSVDASNDIGYKFSENSNIPVYLFMSVIVAIFVGLTVSAEEIFRDKKILKREKYLHLSWGSYLFSKTFILIMLSAYQSLVFVLVGNTVLGIHGMYWQYWLVLFITWLSSNLMGLNISDAFNSAVTIYILIPFLVIPQLILSGIIVKYDKLNPDISSPSAIPFYGQIITARWAYEALAVYQFKENKYEKQFYSYDKITSYANFRKDFWLRSLLNKIIDIRMYKKDPSKKQVIEDAILLLQNEINDENKKNKKIKCPIDINKVTYENVNENTLKTLEDYFSKLNKYYIDKYNKASNERDILMTSLQDTPEKKEAFIQLKRDYFNDNLKEFVRNETEMNKIVEYNHHLYQKADPIFLDPKPGFFTAQFYAPRKNIYGLYIDTFWYNILIIFLMSVILFITVYYNLLRKLLESGEYFQDKMRKRKLNKKK; from the coding sequence ATGAGTGAAAGAATATTAAAAGCTTTAATGCAGCTTTTTGCAATTATTGCTCGACCAGATAGTAATTTAGCTGAGCGTAGATTAGTTGTAGGTTCGTTTTTAAAACAACAATTAAACACTGAGCTTGTTAACGAATATCTCGAAGTATTCGATGATTTTTATCGTCAATACCAAGTAGCAGACGAAGATTCGACCAAAAAAAAGAAACGTATTGCAGGAAGTTCAGTTAAAGTTCTAAAAATATGCACTGCAATTAACGAAGAACTGACTGTAAAACAAAAAGTAATTGTACTTACACGTTTATTTGAATTTATTAAATCCGATTCTGAAGTTATTTCAGATCAAGAAATTGAATTTGTCGAAGCTGTTTCTGATACATTCTTAATTCCACACGAAGAATTTGTTCGTTTAAAGGCTTTTATTTTATACGACTATAACACTATACCAAATTCTTCAAGGATTTTATTGGTAGATAATAATCAAAATTTTGAGCATCCTAAGGTAAAGCATTTATATAGAGAAGCTTTCGAAGGTCAAATACGTTTTTTTCATATAAGAACAGCTAACCTTTATTTATTTAGATATTTAGGAACCAAAGAGTTGTTTTTAAATAGTCAGCTTATTCAACACGAAAAGGTATATGTTTTTACTCCTGGTGGCACACTTCGTGCTTCAACCAAATTCGCACCTATTTATTATTCGGATGTTATTGCAATTTTTAACGAACAACTTTCTGATTCAAAGGTTATTTTTGAAGCAAAAGATATAGAATATCGTTTTAAAGGTGGAGAAATTGGCATTCATAAGATGTCGTTTTTTGCTGAGTCGGGCAATATGGTTGGGATTATGGGAGCAAGTGGAGCTGGTAAAACAACCTTGCTTAATGTATTAAATGGTAGTTATCCGCCTACCGAAGGCGATGTGCTTATAAATAATTTAAGTATATACGACGAAAATAATAAAGAATTAGAAGGATTAATTGGGTATGTTTCGCAAGATGATTTGTTAATTGAAGATTTAACGGTATTTCAGAATTTATATTACAATGCTAAACTCTGTTTCGATAATTTAAATGAATTTCAAATTATTCGATTAGTTTTAAAAACTTTACAAAATCTGGGGCTTTACGAAATCCGCGATATGAAAGTGGGCTCACCATTGAATAAAAAAATTAGTGGTGGACAACGCAAACGACTTAATATTGCATTAGAATTAATCCGTGAACCAGCAATTTTGTTTTTAGATGAACCAACATCAGGTTTATCTTCACGCGATTCTGAAAATATTTTAGACCTATTAAAAGAGTTATCTTTTAAAGGGAAACTTATTTTCGTTGTCATTCACCAGCCATCGTCTGAAATCTTTAAAATGTTCGATAAGTTATTGATTCTCGATACGGGTGGCTATTTAATATACGATGGTAATCCGGTAGAATCGATCATGTATTTTAAATCCAAAACGCATCAGGCAAATTGGAGCGAGAGCGAATGTCCAACCTGTGGTAATGTAAATCCGGAGCAGATTTTTAATATTGTTGAAATGCCCGTTTTGGATGAATATGGAAACCCAACACGTACCCGTAGAATTGCACCCACAGAATGGCATCAATATTTTAAAGAGGCAGATACTTTTAATAATATAGTGTCAAAACCCGAATTAGATCATACATTTAAATTACCATCCATATTTTTTAAAATTCCTAATAAATTTAAACAATTTAGAATATTTGCTATACGTGATACGCTGGCAAAATTTGCGAATAAACAATATATGATCATAAATCTTATTGAATCGCCCTTGCTAGCTTTTTTACTTTCGTTTATTATTCGGTATTACAGCGTAGATGCCTCAAACGATATTGGATATAAATTTAGCGAAAACAGCAATATACCGGTTTATCTTTTTATGTCGGTTATTGTAGCTATATTTGTGGGACTTACAGTAAGTGCTGAAGAAATATTTAGAGATAAAAAGATATTAAAACGAGAAAAGTATTTACATTTAAGTTGGGGAAGCTATTTATTTAGCAAAACCTTTATTTTAATAATGCTTTCGGCATATCAGTCATTGGTATTTGTGTTAGTTGGAAATACCGTTTTGGGTATCCATGGCATGTATTGGCAATATTGGTTAGTACTCTTTATTACTTGGCTCTCGTCAAACTTAATGGGATTAAATATTTCTGATGCCTTTAATTCGGCTGTAACTATTTATATTTTAATTCCCTTCCTTGTTATACCTCAACTTATTTTAAGTGGTATTATTGTAAAATACGATAAACTAAACCCCGATATTAGTAGTCCAAGTGCTATTCCATTTTATGGTCAAATAATTACAGCTCGATGGGCATACGAAGCCTTAGCCGTTTATCAGTTTAAAGAAAATAAATATGAAAAACAATTTTATTCTTACGATAAAATTACCAGCTATGCAAACTTCAGAAAAGATTTTTGGCTAAGGTCGTTGCTTAATAAAATAATTGACATCAGAATGTATAAAAAAGATCCTTCAAAAAAACAAGTAATAGAGGATGCCATTTTATTACTACAAAACGAAATTAACGATGAAAACAAAAAGAATAAAAAAATAAAATGTCCTATTGATATCAATAAAGTTACATACGAAAATGTGAATGAAAATACTTTAAAAACTTTAGAAGATTACTTCAGTAAGTTAAATAAATATTATATAGATAAGTATAATAAAGCTAGCAACGAACGCGATATTTTAATGACTTCATTACAAGATACACCAGAAAAGAAAGAAGCATTTATTCAGTTAAAAAGAGATTACTTTAATGATAACCTTAAAGAGTTTGTTCGAAACGAAACCGAAATGAATAAAATTGTTGAATATAATCATCATTTATATCAAAAAGCAGATCCAATCTTTTTAGATCCTAAACCAGGCTTTTTTACAGCTCAATTTTATGCCCCACGAAAAAATATTTATGGATTATATATAGATACATTTTGGTATAATATTTTAATAATTTTTTTAATGTCAGTTATCTTATTTATTACGGTATATTATAATTTATTACGTAAATTACTCGAAAGTGGAGAATATTTTCAAGATAAAATGAGAAAAAGAAAACTAAACAAGAAAAAGTAA
- a CDS encoding transketolase: MINIQELELLATQVRRDIIRMVHGAKSGHPGGSLGCADFMVGLYFNVLDATPEKFTMEGVGEDMFFLSNGHISPVWYSVLARRGYFPVSELATFRKINTRLQGHPTPAEHLPGVRIASGSLGQGLSVAVGAAIAKKMQNDPHHVFVLTGDGELQEGQNWEAIMFAAAKRVDNIIAVVDYNGKQIDGPVDQVLSLGNLKAKWESFGWQVLEMNGNDMQQVVNILQHAKTITGKGIPTVILMKTEMGMGVDFMMGTHKWHGNAPNDEQAEKALAQLKETIGDF, translated from the coding sequence ATGATAAATATTCAAGAGTTAGAATTATTGGCGACACAAGTTCGTCGTGATATTATTCGCATGGTTCATGGTGCAAAATCAGGACATCCGGGAGGGTCTTTAGGTTGTGCAGACTTTATGGTTGGTTTATATTTTAATGTATTAGATGCAACACCCGAAAAATTTACGATGGAAGGAGTTGGCGAAGATATGTTTTTCCTGTCGAATGGTCATATTTCGCCAGTTTGGTATAGCGTATTGGCTCGCAGAGGTTATTTCCCTGTTTCAGAATTAGCTACGTTCAGAAAAATAAACACACGCTTACAAGGACATCCCACCCCAGCCGAACACCTGCCTGGTGTGCGAATTGCAAGTGGATCGCTTGGACAGGGCTTGTCTGTTGCCGTAGGAGCAGCTATTGCCAAAAAAATGCAAAACGACCCACATCATGTATTTGTGTTAACCGGCGATGGCGAACTACAAGAAGGACAAAATTGGGAAGCTATTATGTTTGCTGCTGCTAAAAGAGTTGATAATATTATTGCAGTTGTCGATTATAACGGTAAACAAATTGATGGACCCGTTGACCAAGTACTTTCGTTAGGAAATCTTAAAGCAAAATGGGAAAGCTTTGGATGGCAAGTATTAGAAATGAATGGCAACGATATGCAACAAGTTGTTAATATCCTTCAGCATGCAAAAACAATTACCGGTAAAGGAATACCCACTGTTATATTAATGAAAACCGAAATGGGAATGGGAGTTGATTTTATGATGGGTACTCATAAATGGCATGGTAATGCACCCAACGATGAACAAGCCGAAAAAGCATTAGCTCAGCTTAAAGAAACCATAGGAGATTTTTAA
- a CDS encoding VWA domain-containing protein, giving the protein MKSISLIIFFFLLSLVASNQNAPSLTRILFVFDASQSMYSRWGSDTRMNIAKRMLSQMLDSLKYVENVEVALRVYGHQKPVPPQDCSDTRLEVPFHKNNIDEIKSVIQKIEPKGTTPIARSLEAAALDFPKSTPSRNIIILITDGVEACDGDPCAVSIELQKQGIILKPFVIGIGLDADFKKTFECVGQYFDASSEKQFKDVMGIVISQALNNTTLQVNLLDINENPTETDVPITFYDKKSGKIIYNFVHTLNNKGNPDTLVLDPLITYKMVAHTIPPVSIDSIKLTPGKHTIVGTNAAQGFLTVKANMQYFKDIKYLIRQKNKPTILHVTGLNEVSKLLIGNYDLEMLTLPRLYINDVNIRPNHTTTVQIPNPGMVTLMFDAPGIGSILLEKDNQLEWVVNLDESTRQTFILLPGNYRVVWRSKNIKKTAYSIEKKFTIKSDTSIPIVVK; this is encoded by the coding sequence ATGAAATCAATTTCGTTAATAATATTTTTCTTTCTATTATCATTAGTTGCAAGCAACCAAAACGCTCCTTCGCTTACCCGAATTTTGTTTGTTTTCGATGCTTCGCAAAGCATGTATTCGCGATGGGGATCAGATACTCGTATGAATATTGCTAAACGAATGCTTTCACAAATGCTCGATAGCTTAAAATACGTTGAAAATGTTGAAGTAGCATTACGCGTTTATGGACATCAAAAACCTGTCCCTCCGCAAGATTGTAGCGATACACGCTTAGAAGTACCTTTTCATAAAAACAATATCGACGAAATAAAAAGTGTTATTCAAAAAATTGAGCCAAAAGGAACTACACCTATTGCTCGCTCGCTCGAAGCTGCCGCACTCGATTTTCCTAAAAGTACACCCAGTAGAAATATTATTATTCTTATTACCGATGGAGTAGAGGCTTGCGATGGCGATCCCTGTGCCGTTTCTATTGAATTGCAAAAACAAGGCATTATTCTTAAACCTTTCGTTATTGGTATTGGTTTAGATGCCGATTTTAAAAAAACATTTGAATGTGTTGGGCAATATTTCGATGCATCGAGCGAAAAACAATTTAAAGATGTAATGGGCATTGTTATTTCTCAAGCATTAAATAATACCACTTTACAAGTTAATTTGCTAGATATTAACGAGAATCCTACCGAGACCGATGTCCCAATTACATTTTACGATAAAAAAAGCGGAAAAATAATTTACAATTTTGTTCATACACTTAACAATAAAGGAAATCCCGATACGCTTGTTCTCGACCCCTTAATTACATACAAAATGGTAGCACATACAATTCCACCTGTTAGTATTGATAGTATTAAACTTACGCCAGGTAAGCACACGATTGTTGGCACTAATGCGGCACAAGGTTTTTTGACAGTGAAAGCCAATATGCAATATTTTAAAGATATAAAATATTTGATTAGACAGAAAAATAAACCTACCATATTGCATGTTACAGGTTTAAATGAAGTTTCAAAATTATTGATTGGTAACTACGATTTAGAGATGCTTACATTGCCCCGTTTGTATATCAACGATGTCAATATTCGCCCCAATCATACTACTACCGTACAGATTCCTAACCCCGGCATGGTTACGCTTATGTTTGACGCACCTGGTATTGGATCTATTTTACTTGAAAAAGATAATCAACTAGAATGGGTGGTTAATTTAGACGAAAGTACACGTCAAACCTTTATTCTTTTACCAGGTAATTATAGGGTTGTTTGGAGAAGTAAGAATATTAAAAAAACAGCTTATTCTATTGAAAAAAAATTTACCATAAAAAGTGATACATCAATACCAATCGTTGTAAAATAA
- a CDS encoding transketolase family protein, with the protein MKKYIASEKKDTRSGFGVALHELGKKNPKVVALCADLIGSLKMDAFVKDFPERFIQTGIAEANMIGIAAGLANAGFIPFTGTFANFSTGRVYDQIRQVVAYSNKNVKIAASHAGISLGEDGATHQIMEDMGLMRMMPNMVVINPCDYNQTILATYAAAEHQGPVYLRFGRPAVPVFTSLEQPFVIGQAITFEEGTDVTIIATGHMLWKALEAWDILLEKGIKAEIINMHTIKPFDDKSVLTSVLKTRCVVTAEEHLRNGGLGDAVAQYLSSTIPTPIEMVAMNDCFGESGTPDQLMEKYGLTTQAIVEAALRVIARKNS; encoded by the coding sequence ATGAAGAAATATATTGCAAGTGAGAAAAAAGATACACGTTCAGGATTTGGCGTAGCATTGCACGAATTAGGAAAAAAGAACCCAAAAGTGGTGGCTCTTTGTGCCGATTTAATTGGATCATTAAAGATGGATGCTTTTGTAAAAGATTTTCCTGAACGCTTTATTCAGACAGGTATTGCCGAAGCTAATATGATTGGAATAGCAGCAGGCTTAGCCAATGCGGGTTTTATCCCTTTTACAGGTACTTTTGCTAATTTCTCTACTGGAAGGGTTTACGACCAAATTCGACAAGTAGTAGCTTATTCCAATAAAAATGTAAAAATTGCAGCATCGCATGCAGGAATTAGTTTAGGCGAAGATGGAGCCACTCACCAGATTATGGAAGATATGGGACTTATGCGTATGATGCCCAATATGGTAGTAATTAACCCATGCGACTACAACCAAACTATTTTAGCTACGTATGCTGCTGCTGAACATCAAGGACCTGTTTATTTAAGGTTTGGACGTCCGGCGGTGCCAGTTTTTACTTCGCTCGAACAACCATTTGTTATTGGGCAAGCTATTACGTTCGAAGAGGGTACCGATGTTACGATTATTGCTACCGGTCATATGCTTTGGAAAGCACTCGAAGCTTGGGATATTTTATTAGAAAAGGGCATTAAAGCCGAAATAATAAATATGCACACCATTAAACCTTTCGATGATAAAAGCGTCTTAACATCGGTATTAAAAACTCGTTGTGTGGTTACAGCCGAAGAACATTTAAGAAATGGCGGTTTAGGCGATGCCGTTGCCCAATATCTCTCTTCTACTATTCCTACTCCTATAGAAATGGTAGCAATGAACGATTGCTTTGGCGAAAGTGGTACGCCCGATCAACTTATGGAAAAGTACGGATTAACAACACAAGCTATTGTTGAAGCTGCATTACGAGTTATAGCCCGTAAAAACAGCTAA